Genomic DNA from Macadamia integrifolia cultivar HAES 741 chromosome 6, SCU_Mint_v3, whole genome shotgun sequence:
TCTTTTCACGGGTATTTCAGTGGTGCTCTATTTAAGTATTGTAaaattcataaaagaaaaaagatggcttaAAAGTCCAGTAGAGCATCTCACCTTAACCCCTTCTTTCTTTAACCTGTGAGCAAGCTTCCCTGTGATTATTAAAGCAAACAATTCTTAATAGACTAACAGAAGAAAATATGGCTCATATGGTGAAATCAAAGATGAAAGAGAGCCTATAACTTATATTCATTGTAATATATTACCAAGAGATGTCGTCTTCCCGCCTCCATTGACACCAACAACCATGATTACAGCCGGTTTCCTGCAAGAATGGCAAACAAACATTACACAAGCCAAAAGTAATCCACCATTTAACAACAAGAAACCCCAGGTAACCAAAGACCAAACCTGAATCCCAATTGAAGTTCGGTCTTATTCGCCTTACTAGTCAGAAAATCAAGTACACTTTTCTTCAAAGCATCCTACCAGCAACAACAGCCACATAAAAGATTCAAGCCACATCAACTAAGTGCTTTTaaaatacaaattacaaaatacaTACTTATTTAGTAGGTGGCGCATGCAGGAATATCTTTCCCCGATTCCAATTACCTTAATTTGAGTTCCAGATTTAAGCTTCCCTGCATAAATGTCCTCCCGCAAGCTTTCCACAATCTTAATCGTGATTTTGGGACCAAAATCAGAAACCAGCAGAGCCTACATGAGTATATATCATCATCAAAATTCGCTCTCTTAAGCAGAAATACGTTCTGAAATCAATATTCTGTAAATAGGGAAAGCAAAGTAACAGAAACTACAGAGACACTATATTCGAAGTCAATGTGGAGAtgtgtgtaagagagagagagagagaattgaccTCTTCGAGTTCGTCTAAGATTCGATCAGTATCGGCAAGATTCCAGTAGAGGAGGAGCTCGTCGATGACCGCGAGATTGTCTCTCGTTTTGGAGAAACCAGAGAAGATCTTCTCGACATCGTTCTTCGCTTTCTCCTTGATCAGGCGGCCTAGCCTCGTAAAAAACCCTGTCTGGCCAGCTAAGCATTTGAACCTGTCTCTGCTGGGAACTCTGTTACACGTCGGCAGGAACCGGCTTGGCGGGAGGTTTAAAAGGGTTGATACAGTCATTGGAGATTTAGCTGAAAGAGCTAACAGAGAGGACAtgtgaggagaagaaggagaagccatctctatctctctctctctctagtttcaGCCTTAGCTGTTGGACGGAGGAGTGAGGAGTTCAAGGATTTTGAAATATTCGTCTGCCATATCTCATCTTCCTCATAAGGAGAAGCGCGTCACCCAGAAAAAGCCCTCGCTTGttgaagaaactacagaaaTGACACTGTCTCAGAAATAGGATGCAGCCACGCTCGGGCAGGGGTGGTGCGAGCACTAATCCATTcaactctttctctttttattaatGGTCCAATCTTTTATTAGTAGacttaaggctgtgtttggtggccaagagaaggaaagaacaaaaattgTACTATTTACTTGATTTAATAAATTCTAATTGTGTTTGATATGTCCTGaattaagagattttttttttttttttttttttttgaattccaaaattcaccttgaaaatggagaagttttcttttgctattttgggaaaaatattcaAATTGACATTATTTTCTTGCAAATTTTAGAAGAGTGTTTAAGCCTTTGGATCGAGTCATActaaggttgaatgagaatattcaactttcattgaaagaaaATGTAAAGAGTATTAAACATCCCATGCAAGTGGTCTCAAAgagataagaggagtcgaacaaagaaccacatgcttcctaAGGCAAGGATCCCTAGGGGTTTAACACATTTAGTTCTCAGCCGCTGTCCTATTTCCTAATTCTCCATTAGATTagacacaaaaaataaaatggtggAAAAATttacacactctctctctctttctagatAGAATATAAAATTAGACTGACTTCCACTTTCGATTTAATGGCAGGATCATGGTGGAGCTATTTCACAAGAAGAACAAACCAGAGTTTTTAAACTCGGAATCTGTAATCGAATCGGGACCGTTCCAATTCCAAATTTTGAAACCATAGAAGTAACAAGGTCATTGGATCTCAGTGTTGGACGAATTAATGTACATGTTGGATCTTTGTTCAACATATGACGAGTCTATAAAGGTTATTAACCCTGAATCTGCTACATGATCGGTCTCCAGAGATTCCAATTCATTTTGATCCTAATTATCCCTGAATCGGCTAGAAgtcgatcaaaatcaatcagACTCAGTCTCAGTACCAGATCTGCATATTATCCCGAGT
This window encodes:
- the LOC122081243 gene encoding cell division protein FtsY homolog, chloroplastic, which produces MASPSSPHMSSLLALSAKSPMTVSTLLNLPPSRFLPTCNRVPSRDRFKCLAGQTGFFTRLGRLIKEKAKNDVEKIFSGFSKTRDNLAVIDELLLYWNLADTDRILDELEEALLVSDFGPKITIKIVESLREDIYAGKLKSGTQIKDALKKSVLDFLTSKANKTELQLGFRKPAVIMVVGVNGGGKTTSLGKLAHRLKKEGVKILMAAGDTFRAAASDQLEIWAERTGSEIVVGEGEKVKASSVLSQAVKRGKQEGYDVVLCDTSGRLHTNYSLMEELITCKKAVSKVIPGAPNEILLVLDGTTGLNMLPQAREFNDVVGITGLILTKLDGSARGGCVVSVVDELGIPIKFVGVGEGLEDLQPFDAEAFVSAIFS